A genomic segment from Candidatus Zixiibacteriota bacterium encodes:
- the asnS gene encoding asparagine--tRNA ligase, translating to MDYFKRTKVRSIILDDSVKVGERPIILGWVRTIRVSKNVAFVEVNDGSCMGNIQGVISNPESFPDLQKINTGASVRMVGELIESQGEGQKYEITLDQLDLIGEADQTYPLQKKRHSFEYLREIAHLRARGNTFGAVNRIRSKIAYAVHKFYQERGFYYVHTPIISASDCEGAGEMFRVTTLDFDDPPRVDGKVDFREDFFSSEAFLTVSGQLEGELIATALGDIYTFGPTFRAENSNTARHASEFWMIEPEMAFCELDEDMQVAEDFLKYLFEYALTECADEMNFFGNWIDKTVRETLQSVIKSEFVRVSYTEAVKILEKADQKFEFPVAWGTDLQSEHERYLTEKHFKRPAIVYDYPREIKAFYMRVNDDGKTVRAMDVLVPKIGEIIGGSEREYRHDILMNRIVECGLPVENYDWYLDIRKYGTVPHSGFGLGFDRTLMYITGMANIRDVVPFPRVPRWARF from the coding sequence ATGGATTATTTCAAGCGGACGAAAGTTCGTTCGATCATTCTCGACGACAGCGTCAAGGTGGGGGAGAGGCCGATCATTCTCGGTTGGGTGCGGACGATACGCGTATCCAAGAATGTTGCGTTTGTGGAAGTCAACGATGGCTCCTGCATGGGTAATATCCAGGGCGTGATCTCCAATCCGGAGTCTTTCCCCGATCTCCAGAAGATTAACACCGGAGCCTCAGTCAGAATGGTTGGTGAGTTGATCGAATCGCAGGGAGAGGGTCAGAAGTACGAGATTACACTCGATCAACTTGATCTGATCGGCGAGGCGGATCAGACATATCCGTTGCAGAAGAAGCGACACAGCTTCGAGTATCTGCGCGAAATAGCTCACTTGCGCGCTCGTGGCAATACGTTCGGTGCAGTGAATCGTATCCGTTCGAAGATTGCATACGCCGTTCATAAATTCTATCAGGAGCGCGGATTTTATTACGTACACACGCCGATTATATCGGCGTCCGATTGCGAGGGCGCTGGCGAGATGTTCCGCGTGACGACTCTTGACTTCGACGACCCGCCGCGCGTTGACGGCAAAGTTGATTTTCGCGAAGATTTTTTCTCGTCTGAGGCGTTCCTTACAGTCTCCGGGCAACTCGAAGGCGAGTTGATTGCGACCGCGCTCGGCGATATCTATACATTCGGACCGACATTCCGGGCCGAGAATTCTAACACCGCCCGGCATGCGTCGGAGTTCTGGATGATCGAGCCGGAGATGGCGTTCTGCGAGTTGGATGAGGATATGCAGGTAGCCGAGGATTTCCTCAAGTACCTGTTCGAATATGCCCTCACCGAATGTGCCGATGAGATGAACTTCTTCGGCAACTGGATAGACAAGACTGTGCGTGAGACTCTGCAGTCTGTCATCAAATCCGAATTCGTCAGAGTGTCATATACCGAAGCCGTGAAAATTCTGGAGAAGGCTGACCAGAAGTTCGAATTCCCGGTTGCATGGGGCACGGACCTGCAGTCGGAGCATGAGCGCTACCTTACCGAGAAGCATTTCAAACGCCCCGCGATAGTCTACGACTACCCGCGCGAGATTAAGGCGTTCTACATGAGGGTCAATGACGACGGGAAGACTGTTCGCGCGATGGATGTTCTTGTGCCGAAAATCGGCGAGATCATTGGCGGTAGCGAACGTGAATACCGCCACGACATATTGATGAATCGCATTGTGGAATGTGGCCTTCCGGTCGAGAATTACGATTGGTACCTGGACATCCGTAAGTACGGCACAGTGCCTCATTCAGGCTTTGGGCTTGGATTCGACAGGACGCTGATGTATATCACCGGTATGGCGAATATCCGCGATGTGGTGCCGTTTCCGCGTGTCCCGAGATGGGCCAGGTTCTAA
- the sucD gene encoding succinate--CoA ligase subunit alpha has product MAILVDKESRILVQGITGTAGQFHTKRMIEYGTNIVCGTSPAKGGEMVENVPVYDTVEFAIDSTGADTSVIFLPAKFVKEAAIEAIWAGIKLVVVIPEHIPIFDMMAIRKEAKKYGTTVLGGNTPGIISPGQANLGIMPDIAFKRGKVGTVSRSGSITYYVADTLTRTGYGETTCVGLGGDPVLGSTFDDILWMFEQDEETEAVVMCGEIGGVYEEISKETIKRMKKPVICLIGGVFAPPGKRMGHAGAIVEGSMGTAKSKLKVLEDAGARPARTFLEIPRILEREGIKPVE; this is encoded by the coding sequence ATGGCAATACTCGTCGACAAAGAATCACGAATACTCGTACAGGGCATCACAGGTACGGCCGGTCAATTCCACACGAAACGGATGATCGAGTATGGCACGAATATCGTCTGTGGAACTTCGCCCGCCAAAGGCGGCGAGATGGTTGAGAATGTTCCCGTATACGACACGGTTGAATTTGCAATAGACTCTACCGGAGCCGATACATCGGTCATATTCCTGCCCGCGAAGTTTGTGAAAGAAGCTGCTATCGAGGCTATCTGGGCAGGCATCAAGCTTGTGGTCGTCATTCCGGAGCACATTCCGATTTTCGATATGATGGCCATTCGCAAAGAGGCTAAGAAATACGGAACGACAGTTCTCGGCGGCAACACGCCGGGGATCATATCTCCCGGCCAGGCAAATCTCGGAATCATGCCGGACATTGCTTTCAAGCGGGGCAAAGTCGGCACAGTCTCGCGGTCGGGGTCGATCACATACTACGTCGCCGACACGCTTACGAGAACCGGCTATGGCGAAACAACCTGCGTCGGACTCGGGGGCGATCCTGTCCTCGGTTCGACTTTTGACGACATCCTCTGGATGTTCGAACAGGACGAGGAGACCGAGGCGGTCGTGATGTGCGGCGAAATCGGTGGTGTCTATGAAGAGATTTCCAAGGAGACGATCAAGAGGATGAAGAAGCCGGTGATTTGTCTAATCGGCGGTGTATTCGCTCCTCCCGGCAAGCGTATGGGACATGCCGGCGCGATTGTCGAAGGGTCGATGGGGACCGCGAAATCGAAACTGAAAGTCCTCGAAGATGCCGGCGCCAGACCGGCGAGGACATTTCTCGAAATTCCGCGAATCCTCGAAAGAGAAGGAATCAAGCCGGTCGAGTAG
- a CDS encoding HU family DNA-binding protein yields MAGKPLTKAQLVSKLSGDLEMTKVNVNNFLEQLNKIAMAETKKSGQFTLPGIGKLVKSHRKARMGRNPQTGEAIKIPAKTVVKFRVAKACKDSIIPPKK; encoded by the coding sequence ATGGCAGGAAAGCCACTGACAAAAGCTCAGCTTGTTTCGAAGCTGTCAGGTGACCTTGAAATGACAAAGGTCAACGTTAACAACTTTCTAGAGCAACTCAACAAGATCGCGATGGCCGAGACTAAGAAGTCGGGACAGTTCACCCTGCCGGGTATCGGCAAGCTGGTGAAGTCACATCGCAAGGCTCGCATGGGACGTAACCCGCAGACCGGCGAAGCGATCAAGATTCCGGCAAAGACTGTCGTGAAGTTCCGCGTCGCTAAGGCCTGCAAGGACAGCATTATTCCGCCGAAGAAATAA